One window of the Candidatus Zixiibacteriota bacterium genome contains the following:
- a CDS encoding exported hypothetical protein (Evidence 5 : Unknown function), translating into MRLIIITGMILAALGSASAQTGSNAALDSIITKVIAVRDAEIAQLNNLKMDAVSYEKREDGDGNVKETKKYIKTVFLKKGPDGKFAYSEEYTGYFVDGIRQDDKQLPKVAEERADRKKKRGGKDIAFDIVSILRPEMRKYYTVTYDGLAPKPVDDFPCYVIRAVADTVHTVSDILDTLVNITYYIDMSSYHVVRAEFAPASLISRFMFKMSELDMSLDYEPYDETIWLPRRFHIKGRAKAMYFMGIYFEGEEIYSNPVVNDK; encoded by the coding sequence ATGAGATTGATTATTATAACTGGCATGATACTGGCCGCCCTTGGCTCTGCTTCCGCCCAGACCGGGAGTAATGCGGCGCTCGATTCGATCATAACTAAAGTAATTGCCGTGCGCGACGCCGAAATCGCCCAACTGAACAATCTGAAAATGGACGCGGTCTCGTATGAGAAACGGGAGGACGGTGACGGGAATGTCAAGGAAACCAAAAAATATATCAAGACGGTTTTTCTCAAGAAAGGGCCCGACGGCAAATTTGCCTATAGCGAAGAGTACACCGGATATTTTGTCGACGGCATCCGCCAGGATGACAAGCAACTGCCCAAGGTCGCCGAGGAACGGGCCGACCGGAAGAAGAAGCGGGGCGGCAAAGATATCGCGTTCGATATCGTGAGTATTCTGCGCCCGGAGATGCGGAAATATTATACAGTCACCTATGACGGTCTTGCGCCCAAACCGGTTGACGATTTCCCCTGTTATGTTATCCGCGCCGTCGCCGACACGGTGCATACCGTCTCCGATATTCTCGACACCCTGGTCAATATCACCTATTATATCGATATGTCATCATATCATGTGGTGCGGGCGGAATTCGCGCCGGCGAGTCTGATCAGCCGGTTCATGTTCAAGATGAGCGAACTCGATATGTCGCTCGATTATGAACCGTACGATGAGACCATCTGGCTTCCACGCCGGTTTCATATCAAGGGGCGGGCCAAGGCGATGTATTTCATGGGGATTTATTTCGAGGGCGAAGAAATCTATTCCAACCCGGTGGTGAATGACAAATAG
- a CDS encoding Peptidyl-prolyl cis-trans isomerase B (modular protein), which produces MKKVTTAAIIILMIIGAYFVFYQDIFNLRRDKADILASIIEYEDTRRAPAGLLDYLNDPDSEIRARAALAVGRIGDIGASEGLFKLINDSSDTVAQTAAFALGLTGEKSFAEGILEQCVDMPPERLAAAIQSIGRLPDSGMTDVITELTSYLALPDHRVRTQACYALWRAGAKSAANDLIGIAQNDPVRTVRIAALYSLVRLGIKEPSDLYAQFLPDSDPFVRVQAINGIGLAKDDGKTYLVAIGLNDKNGNVVAQAIISLASIGSPKAVEYLKNEYDNEVDEKLKVLLIDSFAKLKDSAIAEEVRRDIDSLDSPNIKASGIVYLAQIDGAEVLPLIDSLESLKNRYINVGIVHALGAIGGEYVKPRLNAFFKDSLPDVRAAAFEELLKNDAVNLDYYITTALNDTDYVVASTAADKIGELKAHQYLGRLLAFMKNGEKTDPDMKRSIVAAAAVFLDSTAVDSLAEEIIFHGLQDKEYVVSRDAAAVYKKKLGVDKSAYVNKPEGLASKRDIKNFITRYAVNPKALLSTDYGNIEIELYPDIAPLTVYNFIKLAKEQFYDGLTFHRVVPGFVVQGGDPRGDGSGGPGYYILCEYSDKPFDRGTVGIATSGKDTGGSQFFIMLGRAPHLDARYTLFGKVSKGMEAVDKIVKGDKIKAIQIIEEKKK; this is translated from the coding sequence ATGAAAAAAGTAACGACCGCCGCCATAATCATACTGATGATTATCGGGGCCTATTTTGTTTTTTATCAGGACATTTTCAATCTTCGACGCGACAAAGCGGATATTCTGGCGTCAATAATCGAATATGAAGACACCCGAAGGGCACCGGCCGGTTTATTGGATTATCTCAACGACCCCGATTCTGAAATCCGGGCCCGGGCGGCGCTGGCGGTCGGGCGGATCGGCGATATCGGGGCCTCGGAGGGGCTGTTCAAATTAATTAATGATAGTTCGGATACGGTCGCGCAGACGGCGGCTTTCGCCCTGGGATTGACCGGCGAGAAAAGTTTTGCCGAAGGAATCTTGGAGCAGTGTGTCGATATGCCGCCGGAACGCTTGGCGGCGGCGATTCAATCGATCGGGCGGCTGCCCGATTCCGGCATGACCGATGTCATTACGGAATTAACATCATATCTGGCTCTTCCGGATCATCGCGTTCGCACCCAGGCCTGCTATGCGCTATGGCGCGCCGGGGCGAAATCGGCGGCGAATGATTTGATTGGTATCGCTCAAAATGACCCGGTGCGGACGGTCCGTATCGCCGCTCTCTATTCGCTGGTGCGTCTCGGCATAAAGGAGCCGTCTGACCTTTACGCTCAATTCCTGCCGGACAGCGATCCCTTTGTCCGGGTGCAGGCAATAAACGGTATCGGCCTGGCCAAGGATGACGGCAAGACCTACCTGGTGGCGATCGGCCTGAATGATAAAAACGGCAATGTCGTGGCCCAGGCGATTATTTCGCTGGCGTCGATCGGCTCCCCCAAAGCGGTGGAATATCTCAAAAACGAGTATGACAATGAAGTGGACGAAAAACTGAAAGTTCTTCTGATTGATTCTTTCGCGAAACTGAAAGACTCGGCCATCGCCGAAGAAGTGCGCCGCGATATCGATTCGCTGGACAGCCCCAATATCAAGGCCTCCGGGATTGTCTATCTGGCCCAAATCGACGGTGCCGAAGTTCTGCCTTTGATCGATTCTCTGGAGTCATTGAAAAACCGCTATATCAATGTCGGTATCGTGCATGCGCTGGGGGCGATCGGCGGGGAATATGTCAAACCGCGTTTGAATGCCTTTTTCAAAGATAGTTTGCCCGATGTGCGCGCGGCGGCTTTTGAAGAATTGCTGAAAAACGACGCGGTTAATCTCGATTACTATATCACCACCGCTCTCAATGATACCGATTACGTGGTCGCGTCGACCGCCGCCGATAAAATTGGCGAACTGAAGGCGCATCAGTACCTGGGACGGCTTCTAGCCTTCATGAAAAACGGGGAGAAGACCGACCCGGATATGAAACGATCCATTGTCGCGGCCGCGGCTGTCTTTCTAGACAGCACCGCTGTCGATTCGCTCGCCGAGGAAATAATTTTCCACGGCCTGCAGGACAAAGAATATGTGGTCAGCCGGGATGCCGCCGCCGTCTATAAAAAGAAACTGGGGGTCGATAAATCGGCTTATGTCAACAAACCGGAGGGGTTGGCGAGCAAGCGGGATATCAAGAACTTCATTACCCGTTATGCGGTAAATCCTAAGGCGCTCTTAAGTACTGATTATGGGAATATCGAAATTGAATTATATCCCGACATCGCTCCCCTGACCGTTTATAATTTCATCAAATTGGCCAAAGAGCAATTCTACGACGGCCTGACTTTCCACCGGGTGGTGCCGGGATTCGTGGTGCAGGGCGGGGATCCGCGCGGTGACGGTTCCGGCGGGCCGGGGTATTATATTCTGTGCGAATACAGCGATAAACCGTTCGACCGGGGCACAGTCGGAATCGCCACGTCGGGTAAAGATACCGGCGGCTCGCAATTTTTTATCATGCTGGGGAGAGCGCCGCATCTCGATGCGCGGTACACATTGTTCGGGAAGGTCTCAAAAGGGATGGAGGCGGTGGATAAAATTGTCAAAGGCGATAAAATAAAAGCGATACAAATCATAGAGGAAAAGAAAAAATGA
- the ilvC gene encoding Ketol-acid reductoisomerase encodes MPHKIAVLGYGSQGRAWALNLRDSGLDIIVGLPVRSKSRRTASKDGLKIVVPVSEAVKQADILIFAFPDHLHGPVFARDIEPHLKPGTTLVFLHGFSIHFKTIVPPKNCPVILLAPLGPGAAVREKYLAAESIGYFYGIGQDCKKTADTVLKLLFKGLHIDRQALIKTTFADEAIGDIFGEQAVLCGGLSQLIKNGYETLVEDGLSPEKAYLEVAYQIDLIVDLIKKYGIEGMFKRISVAARVGSVQSGGTIIGRDVKIRMKKLLAEIKRGDFARRLSALDNATLKKLDRDIKRMTVPSFEKAARKCSPAKSKK; translated from the coding sequence ATGCCGCATAAGATTGCAGTTCTCGGTTACGGTTCTCAGGGACGAGCCTGGGCTTTGAATCTGAGAGATTCAGGACTGGATATAATAGTCGGCCTTCCCGTCAGATCCAAATCAAGGCGGACAGCGTCGAAAGACGGCCTCAAAATTGTTGTCCCGGTGAGTGAGGCGGTGAAACAAGCGGATATTCTAATTTTCGCTTTCCCCGATCATTTGCACGGCCCTGTTTTCGCCAGGGATATTGAGCCGCATTTGAAGCCGGGAACCACCCTGGTTTTTTTGCATGGCTTCTCGATCCATTTCAAAACAATAGTTCCGCCCAAAAATTGCCCGGTCATCCTTCTGGCCCCGCTTGGGCCGGGCGCGGCGGTGCGAGAAAAATATCTGGCCGCCGAATCGATCGGCTACTTCTACGGTATCGGGCAGGATTGTAAAAAGACGGCTGACACGGTTTTGAAATTGCTCTTTAAAGGGCTTCATATTGATCGTCAGGCGCTCATAAAAACAACTTTCGCCGATGAGGCGATCGGCGATATTTTCGGCGAGCAGGCGGTTCTGTGCGGGGGATTGTCGCAACTAATCAAGAATGGATATGAAACGCTGGTTGAGGACGGCCTGTCGCCGGAGAAAGCATATCTGGAAGTCGCCTATCAGATCGATTTGATTGTCGATTTGATCAAGAAATATGGTATCGAAGGGATGTTCAAGCGGATTTCGGTGGCGGCCCGGGTCGGATCGGTACAATCGGGCGGAACAATTATCGGGAGAGATGTCAAGATCCGCATGAAAAAACTGCTGGCCGAAATCAAGCGGGGCGATTTTGCACGGCGATTGTCCGCTCTAGATAATGCAACGCTCAAAAAACTGGATCGGGATATCAAGCGGATGACCGTACCGTCATTCGAAAAAGCGGCCCGAAAATGTTCACCGGCCAAATCGAAGAAGTAA
- a CDS encoding conserved exported hypothetical protein (Evidence 4 : Unknown function but conserved in other organisms): protein MIKFKASKSLFFIFLTAGALGMFRNASADETFQPVYGPSLTIPRFSGAINIDGDLSEAAWGTAGVAENFSETNPGDMIKPPVETRVLVGYDEANFYFAFIAFDNPRLVRASMRDRDDIWRDDYVGIILDTYSDAAWAYEIFINPLGIQGDLKWQQNGEEDMSFDLVFHSRGKITDSGFQVEVAVPFSSLRYPGDSIQTWKATFWRNMPRESRYQLSWSAYDRGKPCWPCQFGTITGIMQTRAGKNFEILPAVTGSEAGYRTDYGNPHSSFHNDKVETDLALNGRALLASNLTADLTWNPDFSQVESDPGQIDVNNNFALFYEERRPFFQEGADLFETPIQMVYTRMFNEPDGAGKLTGQIGRTSFGYIGAIDKSSPFIIPLEEQTLVVPTEVRSTANIIRAKSGFGQDSYIGLLLADRRLDGGGSGSSFGSDMSFLFLKNYRILVQGEASYTKELNDTALSSGFNDMAFGNHAEYSAGFNGEKYWGHSIFAMLEREARLWNIDLSYWEATPTFRAENGFETRNDVKRLMCETSLNFRPNGKYIISWAPGLTLTRIWNFRNQRKDEWVQPTLTFVTKGMTTISLSYMRSRETYRGIYFPGIRSFSVNFESVPNAFLELSGYMAWGHRVARRFVPAFLGKTTDMTFDAVIKPTSRLVLAPSVEYAHMTTLDGQYEIYDGYIFRVRTNYQFTRELFLRLIVQYDDFEKSTNIEPLLSYKVNPFTIFYVGSSHNYRDFEEPKVKFAQMSRQFFMKFQYLFRV from the coding sequence ATGATAAAATTTAAAGCCTCCAAATCGCTGTTTTTCATTTTTCTCACCGCAGGCGCACTGGGGATGTTCCGCAACGCCTCCGCCGACGAAACTTTTCAACCGGTCTATGGGCCGTCGCTGACTATCCCCCGGTTCAGCGGCGCAATCAATATCGATGGCGACTTGAGCGAAGCGGCCTGGGGCACGGCGGGGGTGGCCGAAAATTTCAGCGAGACCAATCCGGGCGACATGATCAAACCGCCGGTCGAGACCCGGGTGCTGGTCGGGTACGACGAAGCGAACTTCTATTTTGCCTTTATCGCCTTCGATAATCCCCGGCTGGTGCGGGCCTCGATGCGGGATCGCGATGATATCTGGCGCGATGACTATGTCGGGATAATCCTCGATACCTACAGCGATGCGGCCTGGGCCTACGAAATTTTTATCAATCCGCTCGGCATCCAGGGCGACCTGAAATGGCAGCAGAACGGCGAGGAAGACATGAGTTTCGATCTGGTCTTCCACTCTCGCGGGAAAATCACCGACTCCGGTTTTCAGGTCGAGGTGGCGGTGCCGTTCAGCAGTCTCCGCTATCCCGGCGACTCCATTCAGACCTGGAAGGCAACCTTCTGGCGCAATATGCCGCGCGAGAGCCGTTACCAGTTATCCTGGTCGGCGTATGACCGGGGCAAACCGTGCTGGCCGTGCCAGTTCGGCACGATTACGGGGATCATGCAGACCAGGGCCGGAAAAAATTTCGAAATTCTTCCGGCGGTGACCGGTTCCGAGGCCGGCTATCGCACCGATTACGGCAATCCCCACTCTTCCTTTCATAACGACAAGGTGGAGACGGATCTGGCACTCAATGGCCGCGCTCTATTGGCGTCGAACCTGACCGCCGATCTGACCTGGAACCCCGATTTCAGCCAGGTTGAATCGGATCCGGGGCAGATCGATGTCAATAACAACTTCGCCCTTTTCTACGAAGAGCGCCGTCCTTTCTTCCAGGAAGGGGCCGACCTTTTCGAAACCCCGATCCAGATGGTTTATACCCGCATGTTCAACGAGCCGGACGGAGCCGGCAAACTGACCGGCCAGATTGGGCGGACCAGTTTCGGATATATCGGGGCGATCGATAAATCGAGCCCGTTCATAATTCCGCTTGAGGAGCAGACGCTGGTGGTGCCGACCGAAGTCAGAAGCACGGCCAATATCATCCGGGCCAAGAGCGGTTTCGGGCAGGATTCCTATATCGGCCTCCTGCTCGCCGACCGCCGTCTCGACGGGGGCGGCTCGGGGAGTTCGTTCGGATCGGACATGTCGTTTCTGTTCCTCAAAAACTACCGTATTCTGGTGCAGGGTGAGGCGTCTTACACCAAAGAATTGAACGATACCGCGCTGAGTTCCGGATTCAACGATATGGCTTTCGGCAATCATGCCGAATACTCGGCCGGATTCAATGGCGAAAAATACTGGGGTCATTCCATTTTCGCCATGCTGGAACGCGAGGCCCGTCTTTGGAACATTGATTTGAGTTACTGGGAGGCAACCCCCACTTTCCGCGCCGAAAACGGTTTCGAGACCCGCAATGATGTTAAGCGATTGATGTGTGAAACCTCGCTCAATTTCCGTCCCAACGGCAAGTATATTATCAGTTGGGCCCCGGGCCTGACTCTGACCCGGATCTGGAATTTCCGCAATCAGCGCAAAGACGAGTGGGTGCAGCCGACCCTGACTTTCGTCACCAAGGGGATGACCACAATCAGTCTCAGTTACATGAGGAGCCGGGAGACATACCGGGGTATCTATTTCCCCGGCATCCGTTCGTTCAGTGTCAATTTCGAAAGTGTCCCCAACGCCTTTCTGGAATTGAGCGGTTACATGGCCTGGGGGCACCGTGTCGCCCGCCGTTTTGTGCCGGCCTTTCTGGGGAAGACGACCGATATGACCTTTGACGCCGTCATCAAGCCGACCAGCCGCCTGGTGCTGGCCCCGTCGGTGGAGTACGCCCATATGACCACGCTCGACGGTCAGTATGAAATTTATGACGGATATATATTCCGGGTCCGCACCAATTACCAGTTTACCCGCGAACTGTTTTTGCGTCTGATCGTGCAGTATGATGATTTTGAGAAGAGCACCAATATCGAGCCGCTTTTGAGTTACAAAGTCAACCCGTTCACCATCTTTTATGTCGGGTCGTCGCATAATTACCGGGATTTCGAGGAGCCGAAAGTCAAGTTCGCGCAGATGTCGCGGCAGTTTTTTATGAAGTTCCAATATTTGTTTCGGGTTTGA
- a CDS encoding hypothetical protein (Evidence 5 : Unknown function) — protein MGLKFYFFGRSRNRGKTALIYWQTNKIQAPQNEVQSGFGTKKEADFHLSRLIENIHNRLIDGPFAGFPLTHTVENHSYKAVLIFGRDRGEDLGEVEFGIEAVFESVAGRAEFAERGARAGRFQGVQAVGD, from the coding sequence TTGGGTTTGAAATTTTATTTTTTCGGACGTTCTCGAAACAGGGGGAAAACTGCACTTATCTATTGGCAGACAAATAAGATACAGGCGCCGCAGAATGAAGTACAAAGTGGGTTCGGTACTAAAAAGGAAGCCGATTTTCATTTATCTCGCCTTATCGAGAATATTCATAATCGCCTGATTGACGGACCGTTTGCCGGATTTCCCCTGACACATACTGTCGAGAATCATTCTTATAAAGCGGTTCTGATATTTGGCCGGGATAGAGGCGAAGATTTGGGAGAGGTTGAATTTGGAATAGAGGCCGTGTTTGAGAGCGTTGCGGGACGAGCGGAGTTTGCCGAGCGGGGTGCGCGGGCCGGTCGATTTCAGGGCGTTCAAGCGGTTGGCGATTAA
- a CDS encoding hypothetical protein (Evidence 5 : Unknown function), which translates to MPVSQKQLIANRLNALKSTGPRTPLGKLRSSRNALKHGLYSKFNLSQIFASIPAKYQNRFIRMILDSMCQGKSGKRSVNQAIMNILDKAR; encoded by the coding sequence ATGCCCGTTTCGCAGAAACAGTTAATCGCCAACCGCTTGAACGCCCTGAAATCGACCGGCCCGCGCACCCCGCTCGGCAAACTCCGCTCGTCCCGCAACGCTCTCAAACACGGCCTCTATTCCAAATTCAACCTCTCCCAAATCTTCGCCTCTATCCCGGCCAAATATCAGAACCGCTTTATAAGAATGATTCTCGACAGTATGTGTCAGGGGAAATCCGGCAAACGGTCCGTCAATCAGGCGATTATGAATATTCTCGATAAGGCGAGATAA
- a CDS encoding hypothetical protein (Evidence 5 : Unknown function) — MEREFSFQAKDTTLKNILFGTSKYKIPRYQRPYNWNEDQLSDFWSDLTNNQSSYFIGSFILNKEPLKVTGYIDVIDGQQRMLTTTIFISVIRNLMKEYDDKMADLIQTQDIAFRDRDGIDSFRIECGESTREYFEKFIQSTSSDISKSNPKSAEEIRIFKNYNYFYSNIMSNLERCQNMGEKINYLKDLRSKIADLVVIEIEIDSEEDAYEIFETTNARGVELSIADLLKNLILKKIPAKKDKDFAKDVWQEIVNNVQATNTELNRFLRYYWISKYSFVTEKKLFKEIKKEITDWEKLLYELCEASEDYYKLISGNEEDWRDKKNGVRIYRALSAIRIMGVSQCYVLFLSILRNYNKFETDPTRIFEKIENFTFQYSSICRMPGNKVEKIYSKYARKIEQIAKSEIKKNATKKAQSTFEELLKELYDERPSLEAFKENFLELEYGRSEKTRILATYVLSKINGIAESGEYLIDFNNVNIEHLLPQNPDPKWNLNKKDIRGYVDKLGNLTLLGRRINAKVGNKIIKEKIEELKTSKIKMTQDLVEYLIKNDFKWDAEEINKRHEALALLGYNRVWLIDK; from the coding sequence ATGGAAAGGGAATTTAGTTTTCAAGCAAAAGACACAACTTTGAAAAATATTCTTTTTGGAACATCAAAATATAAAATACCTCGGTATCAGCGGCCATATAATTGGAACGAGGATCAACTATCCGATTTCTGGAGCGATCTCACTAATAATCAAAGTTCGTATTTCATTGGATCCTTTATATTAAACAAGGAACCTCTTAAAGTAACTGGATACATTGATGTAATTGATGGCCAACAGAGGATGCTAACCACAACAATTTTTATTTCTGTCATTCGTAATTTAATGAAAGAGTACGATGATAAGATGGCAGATTTAATTCAGACTCAAGACATTGCTTTTAGAGACCGAGATGGGATAGACTCCTTTCGAATTGAATGCGGTGAATCTACGCGAGAATATTTTGAAAAATTTATTCAGTCCACATCTTCAGATATCTCTAAGAGCAATCCCAAATCTGCGGAAGAAATACGTATTTTCAAAAATTATAATTATTTCTACAGCAATATCATGAGCAATCTTGAAAGATGCCAAAATATGGGGGAAAAAATAAACTACTTAAAGGATCTAAGATCTAAGATCGCGGATCTTGTAGTTATCGAAATTGAGATTGATAGCGAAGAGGACGCATATGAAATATTTGAAACTACAAATGCCAGAGGAGTGGAATTATCTATTGCTGATTTATTGAAAAATCTAATTTTGAAGAAAATTCCTGCAAAAAAGGACAAGGATTTTGCCAAAGATGTATGGCAGGAAATCGTCAATAATGTTCAGGCGACAAACACTGAATTAAATAGATTCCTCAGGTATTATTGGATATCGAAATATTCCTTCGTTACTGAAAAGAAATTATTTAAAGAAATAAAAAAGGAAATAACGGATTGGGAAAAGCTATTATATGAGTTGTGTGAAGCGTCCGAAGACTATTATAAACTAATTTCCGGCAATGAGGAAGACTGGCGTGACAAGAAAAATGGTGTAAGAATCTATCGGGCTTTGTCTGCTATTAGAATCATGGGTGTGTCCCAGTGCTATGTTCTCTTCCTATCAATCTTGCGTAATTATAATAAATTTGAGACTGACCCCACTAGGATTTTTGAAAAAATTGAAAATTTCACTTTTCAATATTCTTCTATTTGCAGAATGCCCGGAAACAAAGTCGAAAAGATCTATTCAAAATATGCTCGCAAAATAGAACAGATAGCCAAATCTGAGATAAAGAAAAATGCCACTAAGAAAGCCCAATCTACCTTTGAAGAGCTGCTCAAGGAACTATATGATGAAAGGCCTTCGCTTGAGGCATTTAAAGAAAATTTCTTGGAATTAGAGTATGGTCGATCCGAAAAGACGCGCATTTTGGCGACATATGTTCTTAGTAAAATAAATGGTATTGCCGAAAGCGGTGAGTATTTAATCGATTTCAACAATGTTAATATTGAACACCTCTTGCCTCAAAATCCTGATCCGAAATGGAATTTGAACAAAAAGGATATAAGGGGATATGTTGATAAACTTGGCAACTTGACCCTTTTGGGCAGACGAATAAATGCGAAAGTTGGTAACAAAATCATAAAGGAAAAAATTGAGGAATTGAAGACTTCCAAGATAAAAATGACACAAGATCTGGTCGAATACTTGATCAAAAATGACTTCAAATGGGATGCCGAAGAAATAAATAAGAGGCATGAGGCATTGGCCTTATTGGGATATAATAGAGTCTGGCTTATCGACAAATAG
- the rplS gene encoding 50S ribosomal subunit protein L19 (Evidence 2a : Function from experimental evidences in other organisms; PubMedId : 10094780, 12809609, 339951, 6357787; Product type s : structure) produces MRQIQQLEKALLNDKIPAFKSGDTIKVHVKIKEGDKERVQVFQGTVIGRRGAGIGATFTVRKMSSGIGVERIFPLHSPNVSKIERIRQGKVRRAKLYYMRDLTGKSARIDEMLEETKANDKN; encoded by the coding sequence ATGAGACAGATTCAGCAGTTGGAAAAGGCTTTATTGAACGACAAAATCCCCGCGTTCAAATCGGGCGACACGATCAAAGTGCATGTGAAAATCAAGGAAGGGGACAAGGAGCGGGTGCAGGTGTTCCAGGGGACCGTCATCGGACGGCGCGGCGCCGGAATCGGGGCGACCTTCACGGTTCGTAAGATGTCTTCGGGTATCGGCGTGGAAAGAATTTTTCCTCTTCATTCGCCCAATGTTTCCAAAATCGAGCGGATTCGTCAGGGTAAGGTCCGCCGGGCGAAATTGTATTACATGCGCGACCTGACCGGCAAGTCGGCCCGTATCGACGAAATGCTCGAAGAAACCAAGGCCAACGACAAAAACTAA
- the trmD gene encoding tRNA (guanine-1-)-methyltransferase (Evidence 2a : Function from experimental evidences in other organisms; PubMedId : 6298574, 6337136, 6357787; Product type e : enzyme), with the protein MTPRIKIEIVTLFPGWFDSVIKESIIGRGRTKRLFDIDIIDLREYTSDRHRTADDKPFGGGGGMVLKVEPLYNCLKALGYEKDPKPGERLVLTSAAGKKFTQSLAVEFSLLERLTIICGHYLGVDERILALFAIEEISIGDYVMTGGEAAAAVILDAVTRLVPGVLGNFESALEDSHSEGLLGTPVYTRPEEFLNLRVPEPLVTGNHKEIKNFRRLEALRKTWENRPELLTGMEMDKKEKAFLDKLKKAKKENNKE; encoded by the coding sequence TTGACTCCCCGGATAAAAATTGAAATAGTGACCCTGTTTCCGGGATGGTTCGATTCCGTCATAAAAGAATCGATCATTGGCCGGGGACGGACCAAACGGCTCTTTGACATCGATATAATCGACCTGCGGGAGTACACCTCGGACAGGCACCGGACCGCCGACGATAAACCGTTCGGCGGCGGCGGCGGGATGGTTCTCAAAGTCGAACCGCTGTACAATTGCCTCAAAGCGCTCGGCTATGAAAAAGATCCGAAACCGGGCGAACGGCTGGTGCTGACCTCGGCGGCCGGGAAAAAATTTACGCAAAGTTTGGCGGTCGAATTCTCGCTTCTGGAACGGCTGACCATCATCTGCGGCCATTATCTCGGGGTCGATGAACGGATCCTGGCGCTCTTCGCCATCGAAGAAATCTCGATCGGCGATTATGTCATGACCGGCGGCGAGGCCGCCGCGGCCGTGATCCTGGATGCCGTCACCCGGCTCGTGCCGGGCGTGCTCGGCAATTTCGAGTCGGCGCTCGAGGATTCTCACAGCGAGGGGTTGCTCGGAACCCCGGTCTATACCCGCCCCGAAGAGTTCCTGAATCTTCGGGTGCCGGAACCGCTGGTGACCGGGAACCATAAGGAGATAAAAAATTTCCGGCGCTTGGAAGCGCTCCGGAAAACATGGGAAAACCGCCCGGAACTTTTGACCGGGATGGAAATGGACAAGAAAGAGAAAGCGTTTTTGGATAAATTGAAAAAGGCGAAAAAAGAAAATAACAAAGAATGA
- a CDS encoding putative Ribosome maturation factor RimM (Evidence 3 : Putative function from multiple computational evidences), whose product MTLRPEYIVIGQFGRAHGVSGEVYINSLTDNPDRFRELKSFWVETVDGWKEMNVTNVKFVSGRPVIKIAGLDSPEAVKPLLNEYLHIGSEKLEKLPEGSYYLFDLVDCRVEDTAGKEMGVVLGVEQYPANDILVIGVGEKKFEMPLVRRFLKKIDIDNKLVVIDPPEGIFDSPDKN is encoded by the coding sequence TTGACTTTAAGACCGGAATATATCGTGATCGGACAATTCGGCCGCGCCCATGGTGTTTCCGGCGAAGTTTATATAAATTCTTTGACCGACAATCCGGACCGGTTCCGGGAATTGAAATCGTTCTGGGTGGAGACGGTCGACGGCTGGAAAGAGATGAACGTGACAAATGTGAAATTCGTCTCGGGACGGCCGGTAATAAAAATAGCCGGGCTCGATTCGCCCGAGGCGGTCAAGCCGCTCCTGAATGAGTATCTGCATATCGGGAGCGAGAAACTCGAGAAACTCCCGGAAGGGAGTTACTACCTGTTCGACCTCGTCGACTGCCGGGTGGAAGACACCGCCGGAAAGGAAATGGGAGTGGTGCTCGGCGTGGAGCAGTATCCGGCCAATGATATTCTGGTGATCGGCGTGGGCGAGAAAAAATTTGAAATGCCGCTCGTGCGGCGGTTTTTGAAAAAGATAGATATAGATAATAAACTGGTGGTAATTGATCCTCCGGAGGGTATATTTGACTCCCCGGATAAAAATTGA